From one Syngnathoides biaculeatus isolate LvHL_M chromosome 12, ASM1980259v1, whole genome shotgun sequence genomic stretch:
- the LOC133509887 gene encoding echinoderm microtubule-associated protein-like 4 isoform X1, producing MEAFGGTGSLDDSMSGVSVSDVNDRLCALELRVQQQEDEVTVMKAALADVLRRLAASEDSAASAKKQHGAKGGGTANTCITNGGTSARKRETASVTRKETLSSVVKSDSRKEASGVRRCPMEGIHEREEAPRRADGRSPGPATPHPPQSPQRSQLGDTSQSHAPPKRGPRRSTGMERSQSSTWDTSDDNRSKLVKAASTSKLLSKVVKSGDRHKDLVVSQASKMSTREKNSQAEGNPIKMFMRGRPITMFPPSNVENYDDVRTELPSEKLKLEWVYGYRGRDCRANVCLLPTGEMVYFIASVVVLFSYDEQTQRHYLGHTDCVKCLAVHPDKIRIATGQIAGVDKDGRAVQPHVRVWDSVSLSTLQIIGLGTFERGVGSLAFSRADSGQHLSVIDDSNDHMLTVWDWQKKAKVAEIKTTTEVVLVVDFHPTDPNTIITCGKSHIFFWAWSGTSLARKQGIFGKYEKPKFIQCLAFLSNGDILTGDSGGVLLVWTRSPTETSGKGPRAFQIVRQVKGHEGSVFCLCEMRSGTLLSGGGKDRRIVLWDHRIRAERDIEVPEQYGTIRAVSEGKGDEFLVGTSRNFILRGTFQDGFTVEVQGHTDELWGLASHPSKDLFLTCAQDRLVCLWNSSDHKLQWSRSVEEHGHCADFHPSGGVVAIGTHSGKWFVLDAETADLVAIHTDGNEQLSVMRFSVDGALLAVGSHDNFIYVYNVADRGRKYSRYGKCSGHSSYITHLDWSPDNNVIMSNSGDYEILYWDIPNGCNYIRNRSECKDIDWATYTCVLGYHVFGVWPEGSDGTDINAVIRSHDRKVLALADDFCKVHLFSYPCSTPKAPSHKYSAHSSHVTNVSFLFDDSHLISTGGKDTSILQWRVIDRSGPAGPSPSTPPPTSESTPRSAPPAPDSPEDGSDAGVDDRVATPPAPPS from the exons ATGGAGGCGTTCGGCGGCACCGGCAGCCTGG ATGACAGCATGTCGGGGGTCAGCGTTTCGGACGTGAACGACCGCCTGTGTGCCCTGGAGCTTCGCGTGCAGCAGCAAGAAGACGAAGTGACGGTGATGAAAGCGGCGCTCGCCGATGTCCTTCGCCGTTTGGCCGCTTCGGAAGACTCTGCTGCATCTGCCAAGAAACAGCACGGAGCAAAAG GCGGAGGCACGGCCAACACGTGCATCACTAACGGAGGAACGTCTGCACGAAAGAGAGAGACCGCCTCCGTCACCAGGAAGGAAACGCTGTCCTCCGTTGTCAAGAG CGATTCCAGAAAGGAAGCGTCGGGCGTCCGCAGATGTCCGATGGAAGGGATCCACGAGCGGGAGGAAGCTCCTCGCCGCGCCGATGGCCGGAGCCCTGGCCCCgcaaccccccaccctccccaaaGTCCACAGAGAAGCCAGCTCGGCGACACTAGTCAAAGCCACGCGCCCCCCAAAAG GGGTCCAAGGCGCTCGACAGGGATGGAGCGTTCCCAAAGTAGCACCTGGGACACGTCTGACGACAACAGAAGCAAATTGGTGAAAGCGGCGTCGACCTCCAAGCTGCTATCCAAAGTGGTAAAGAGTGGCGACAG GCACAAAGATCTGGTGGTGagccaag CATCCAAAATGTCGACCCGGGAGAAAAACAGTCAAGCCG AAGGCAACCCCATCAAGATGTTCATGCGGGGACGCCCCATCACCATGTTTCCGCCCTCAAACGTGGAAAACTACGACGACGTCCGCACAGAGCTTCCCTCTGAGAAACTCAAGCTGGAATGGGT CTACGGTTACCGAGGACGAGATTGCCGGGCAAACGTGTGCCTGCTACCCACCGGAGAGATGGTGTACTTCATCGCTTCAGTGGTGGTCTTGTTCAGCTACGACGAGCAAACCCAAAGGCACTACCTGGGACACACCGACTGCGTCAAGTG TCTCGCCGTTCATCCCGATAAGATTCGCATCGCCACGGGCCAGATTGCCGGCGTAGACAAAGATGGACGG GCCGTGCAGCCGCACGTTCGCGTCTGGGACAGCGTCAGCCTGTCCACGCTGCAGATCATCGGTTTGGGGACGTTTGAGCGAGGCGTCGGCTCTTTGGCCTTCTCCAGAGCT GACTCGGGTCAGCACCTGAGCGTGATCGACGACAGCAACGACCACATGTTGACTGTTTGGGACTGGCAGAAGAAGGCCAAGGTGGCAGAGATCAAG ACCACCACCGAAGTGGTCCTGGTCGTGGATTTCCACCCCACCGACCCGAACACCATCATCACGTGTGGAAAGTCGCACATCTTCTTCTGGGCCTGGAGCGGGACTTCGTTGGCTCGCAAACAGGGCATCTTCGGG AAATACGAGAAGCCAAAGTTCATCCAGTGTCTGGCCTTCCTGAGCAACGGCGACATTCTGACCGGAGACTCGGGAGGCGTCCTCCTCGTGTGGACCAGGAGCCCCACAGAGACTTCTGGGAAAGGACCGCGAG CCTTTCAGATTGTTCGCCAAGTCAAAGGTCACGAAGGCAGCGTGTTCTGTCTGTGCGAGATGAGGAGCGGCACCCTGCTGAGCGGAGGGGGCAAAGATCGCAGGATCGTCCTGTGGGACCACCGCATCCGCGCCGAGCGCGACATCGAG GTTCCGGAGCAATACGGGACCATCAGGGCCGTGTCTGAAGGGAAGGGAGACGAGTTTCTGGTGGGAACGTCCCGAAACTTTATTCTCCGAGGAACCTTCCAGGACGGCTTTACGGTGGAAGTGCAG GGTCACACGGACGAGCTGTGGGGCTTGGCGTCGCACCCGTCCAAAGATTTGTTCCTGACGTGCGCTCAGGACCGTCTGGTGTGTCTGTGGAATTCCAGCGATCACAAGCTGCAGTGGAGTCGTAGCGTGGAG GAACACGGCCACTGCGCGGACTTCCATCCCAGCGGAGGAGTGGTCGCCATCGGAACGCATTCGGGAAA GTGGTTCGTGCTGGACGCCGAGACCGCCGACCTGGTCGCCATCCACACGGACGGCAACGAGCAGCTGTCCGTCATGCGCTTCTCCGTAG ACGGTGCCCTGCTGGCGGTGGGATCTCACGACAACTTCATTTACGTGTACAACGTCGCCGACCGAGGACGCAAATACAGCCGATACGGAAAGTGCTCC GGGCACTCCAGTTACATCACACACTTGGATTGGTCACCTGACAACAACGTCATCATGTCCAATTCCGGAGACTACGAGATTCTCTACT GGGACATTCCCAACGGTTGCAATTACATTCGCAATCGCTCCGAGTGTAAAGACATCGACTGGGCCACGTACACCTGTGTGCTCGGGTACCACGTCTTCG GCGTGTGGCCGGAGGGCTCGGACGGGACGGACATCAACGCCGTGATCCGATCCCACGACAGAAAAGTTCTGGCGTTGGCCGACGACTTCTGCAAAGTTCACCTCTTCTCGTACCCGTGCTCCACACCCAAG GCTCCCAGCCACAAGTACAGCGCCCACAGCAGTCACGTGACCAACGTCAGTTTCCTGTTCGACGACAGCCACCTGATCTCGACGGGCGGCAAGGACACCAGCATTCTGCAGTGGCGGGTGATCGACAGGAGCGGCCCGGCGGGACCGTCGCCTTCGACCCCGCCTCCGACGTCAGAGTCGACGCCGCGCTCCGCTCCGCCCGCCCCCGACAGTCCCGAAGACGGCTCGGACGCCGGCGTCGACGACAGGGTGGcgactccccccgcccccccgtcGTAG
- the LOC133509887 gene encoding echinoderm microtubule-associated protein-like 4 isoform X3 translates to MEAFGGTGSLDDSMSGVSVSDVNDRLCALELRVQQQEDEVTVMKAALADVLRRLAASEDSAASAKKQHGAKGGGTANTCITNGGTSARKRETASVTRKETLSSVVKRGPRRSTGMERSQSSTWDTSDDNRSKLVKAASTSKLLSKVVKSGDRHKDLVVSQASKMSTREKNSQAEGNPIKMFMRGRPITMFPPSNVENYDDVRTELPSEKLKLEWVYGYRGRDCRANVCLLPTGEMVYFIASVVVLFSYDEQTQRHYLGHTDCVKCLAVHPDKIRIATGQIAGVDKDGRAVQPHVRVWDSVSLSTLQIIGLGTFERGVGSLAFSRADSGQHLSVIDDSNDHMLTVWDWQKKAKVAEIKTTTEVVLVVDFHPTDPNTIITCGKSHIFFWAWSGTSLARKQGIFGKYEKPKFIQCLAFLSNGDILTGDSGGVLLVWTRSPTETSGKGPRAFQIVRQVKGHEGSVFCLCEMRSGTLLSGGGKDRRIVLWDHRIRAERDIEVPEQYGTIRAVSEGKGDEFLVGTSRNFILRGTFQDGFTVEVQGHTDELWGLASHPSKDLFLTCAQDRLVCLWNSSDHKLQWSRSVEEHGHCADFHPSGGVVAIGTHSGKWFVLDAETADLVAIHTDGNEQLSVMRFSVDGALLAVGSHDNFIYVYNVADRGRKYSRYGKCSGHSSYITHLDWSPDNNVIMSNSGDYEILYWDIPNGCNYIRNRSECKDIDWATYTCVLGYHVFGVWPEGSDGTDINAVIRSHDRKVLALADDFCKVHLFSYPCSTPKAPSHKYSAHSSHVTNVSFLFDDSHLISTGGKDTSILQWRVIDRSGPAGPSPSTPPPTSESTPRSAPPAPDSPEDGSDAGVDDRVATPPAPPS, encoded by the exons ATGGAGGCGTTCGGCGGCACCGGCAGCCTGG ATGACAGCATGTCGGGGGTCAGCGTTTCGGACGTGAACGACCGCCTGTGTGCCCTGGAGCTTCGCGTGCAGCAGCAAGAAGACGAAGTGACGGTGATGAAAGCGGCGCTCGCCGATGTCCTTCGCCGTTTGGCCGCTTCGGAAGACTCTGCTGCATCTGCCAAGAAACAGCACGGAGCAAAAG GCGGAGGCACGGCCAACACGTGCATCACTAACGGAGGAACGTCTGCACGAAAGAGAGAGACCGCCTCCGTCACCAGGAAGGAAACGCTGTCCTCCGTTGTCAAGAG GGGTCCAAGGCGCTCGACAGGGATGGAGCGTTCCCAAAGTAGCACCTGGGACACGTCTGACGACAACAGAAGCAAATTGGTGAAAGCGGCGTCGACCTCCAAGCTGCTATCCAAAGTGGTAAAGAGTGGCGACAG GCACAAAGATCTGGTGGTGagccaag CATCCAAAATGTCGACCCGGGAGAAAAACAGTCAAGCCG AAGGCAACCCCATCAAGATGTTCATGCGGGGACGCCCCATCACCATGTTTCCGCCCTCAAACGTGGAAAACTACGACGACGTCCGCACAGAGCTTCCCTCTGAGAAACTCAAGCTGGAATGGGT CTACGGTTACCGAGGACGAGATTGCCGGGCAAACGTGTGCCTGCTACCCACCGGAGAGATGGTGTACTTCATCGCTTCAGTGGTGGTCTTGTTCAGCTACGACGAGCAAACCCAAAGGCACTACCTGGGACACACCGACTGCGTCAAGTG TCTCGCCGTTCATCCCGATAAGATTCGCATCGCCACGGGCCAGATTGCCGGCGTAGACAAAGATGGACGG GCCGTGCAGCCGCACGTTCGCGTCTGGGACAGCGTCAGCCTGTCCACGCTGCAGATCATCGGTTTGGGGACGTTTGAGCGAGGCGTCGGCTCTTTGGCCTTCTCCAGAGCT GACTCGGGTCAGCACCTGAGCGTGATCGACGACAGCAACGACCACATGTTGACTGTTTGGGACTGGCAGAAGAAGGCCAAGGTGGCAGAGATCAAG ACCACCACCGAAGTGGTCCTGGTCGTGGATTTCCACCCCACCGACCCGAACACCATCATCACGTGTGGAAAGTCGCACATCTTCTTCTGGGCCTGGAGCGGGACTTCGTTGGCTCGCAAACAGGGCATCTTCGGG AAATACGAGAAGCCAAAGTTCATCCAGTGTCTGGCCTTCCTGAGCAACGGCGACATTCTGACCGGAGACTCGGGAGGCGTCCTCCTCGTGTGGACCAGGAGCCCCACAGAGACTTCTGGGAAAGGACCGCGAG CCTTTCAGATTGTTCGCCAAGTCAAAGGTCACGAAGGCAGCGTGTTCTGTCTGTGCGAGATGAGGAGCGGCACCCTGCTGAGCGGAGGGGGCAAAGATCGCAGGATCGTCCTGTGGGACCACCGCATCCGCGCCGAGCGCGACATCGAG GTTCCGGAGCAATACGGGACCATCAGGGCCGTGTCTGAAGGGAAGGGAGACGAGTTTCTGGTGGGAACGTCCCGAAACTTTATTCTCCGAGGAACCTTCCAGGACGGCTTTACGGTGGAAGTGCAG GGTCACACGGACGAGCTGTGGGGCTTGGCGTCGCACCCGTCCAAAGATTTGTTCCTGACGTGCGCTCAGGACCGTCTGGTGTGTCTGTGGAATTCCAGCGATCACAAGCTGCAGTGGAGTCGTAGCGTGGAG GAACACGGCCACTGCGCGGACTTCCATCCCAGCGGAGGAGTGGTCGCCATCGGAACGCATTCGGGAAA GTGGTTCGTGCTGGACGCCGAGACCGCCGACCTGGTCGCCATCCACACGGACGGCAACGAGCAGCTGTCCGTCATGCGCTTCTCCGTAG ACGGTGCCCTGCTGGCGGTGGGATCTCACGACAACTTCATTTACGTGTACAACGTCGCCGACCGAGGACGCAAATACAGCCGATACGGAAAGTGCTCC GGGCACTCCAGTTACATCACACACTTGGATTGGTCACCTGACAACAACGTCATCATGTCCAATTCCGGAGACTACGAGATTCTCTACT GGGACATTCCCAACGGTTGCAATTACATTCGCAATCGCTCCGAGTGTAAAGACATCGACTGGGCCACGTACACCTGTGTGCTCGGGTACCACGTCTTCG GCGTGTGGCCGGAGGGCTCGGACGGGACGGACATCAACGCCGTGATCCGATCCCACGACAGAAAAGTTCTGGCGTTGGCCGACGACTTCTGCAAAGTTCACCTCTTCTCGTACCCGTGCTCCACACCCAAG GCTCCCAGCCACAAGTACAGCGCCCACAGCAGTCACGTGACCAACGTCAGTTTCCTGTTCGACGACAGCCACCTGATCTCGACGGGCGGCAAGGACACCAGCATTCTGCAGTGGCGGGTGATCGACAGGAGCGGCCCGGCGGGACCGTCGCCTTCGACCCCGCCTCCGACGTCAGAGTCGACGCCGCGCTCCGCTCCGCCCGCCCCCGACAGTCCCGAAGACGGCTCGGACGCCGGCGTCGACGACAGGGTGGcgactccccccgcccccccgtcGTAG
- the LOC133509887 gene encoding echinoderm microtubule-associated protein-like 4 isoform X2, with protein MKCPHTKKTHAGGGGTANTCITNGGTSARKRETASVTRKETLSSVVKSDSRKEASGVRRCPMEGIHEREEAPRRADGRSPGPATPHPPQSPQRSQLGDTSQSHAPPKRGPRRSTGMERSQSSTWDTSDDNRSKLVKAASTSKLLSKVVKSGDRHKDLVVSQASKMSTREKNSQAEGNPIKMFMRGRPITMFPPSNVENYDDVRTELPSEKLKLEWVYGYRGRDCRANVCLLPTGEMVYFIASVVVLFSYDEQTQRHYLGHTDCVKCLAVHPDKIRIATGQIAGVDKDGRAVQPHVRVWDSVSLSTLQIIGLGTFERGVGSLAFSRADSGQHLSVIDDSNDHMLTVWDWQKKAKVAEIKTTTEVVLVVDFHPTDPNTIITCGKSHIFFWAWSGTSLARKQGIFGKYEKPKFIQCLAFLSNGDILTGDSGGVLLVWTRSPTETSGKGPRAFQIVRQVKGHEGSVFCLCEMRSGTLLSGGGKDRRIVLWDHRIRAERDIEVPEQYGTIRAVSEGKGDEFLVGTSRNFILRGTFQDGFTVEVQGHTDELWGLASHPSKDLFLTCAQDRLVCLWNSSDHKLQWSRSVEEHGHCADFHPSGGVVAIGTHSGKWFVLDAETADLVAIHTDGNEQLSVMRFSVDGALLAVGSHDNFIYVYNVADRGRKYSRYGKCSGHSSYITHLDWSPDNNVIMSNSGDYEILYWDIPNGCNYIRNRSECKDIDWATYTCVLGYHVFGVWPEGSDGTDINAVIRSHDRKVLALADDFCKVHLFSYPCSTPKAPSHKYSAHSSHVTNVSFLFDDSHLISTGGKDTSILQWRVIDRSGPAGPSPSTPPPTSESTPRSAPPAPDSPEDGSDAGVDDRVATPPAPPS; from the exons aTGAAGTGCCCACACACCAAGAAGACACACGCAGGGG GCGGAGGCACGGCCAACACGTGCATCACTAACGGAGGAACGTCTGCACGAAAGAGAGAGACCGCCTCCGTCACCAGGAAGGAAACGCTGTCCTCCGTTGTCAAGAG CGATTCCAGAAAGGAAGCGTCGGGCGTCCGCAGATGTCCGATGGAAGGGATCCACGAGCGGGAGGAAGCTCCTCGCCGCGCCGATGGCCGGAGCCCTGGCCCCgcaaccccccaccctccccaaaGTCCACAGAGAAGCCAGCTCGGCGACACTAGTCAAAGCCACGCGCCCCCCAAAAG GGGTCCAAGGCGCTCGACAGGGATGGAGCGTTCCCAAAGTAGCACCTGGGACACGTCTGACGACAACAGAAGCAAATTGGTGAAAGCGGCGTCGACCTCCAAGCTGCTATCCAAAGTGGTAAAGAGTGGCGACAG GCACAAAGATCTGGTGGTGagccaag CATCCAAAATGTCGACCCGGGAGAAAAACAGTCAAGCCG AAGGCAACCCCATCAAGATGTTCATGCGGGGACGCCCCATCACCATGTTTCCGCCCTCAAACGTGGAAAACTACGACGACGTCCGCACAGAGCTTCCCTCTGAGAAACTCAAGCTGGAATGGGT CTACGGTTACCGAGGACGAGATTGCCGGGCAAACGTGTGCCTGCTACCCACCGGAGAGATGGTGTACTTCATCGCTTCAGTGGTGGTCTTGTTCAGCTACGACGAGCAAACCCAAAGGCACTACCTGGGACACACCGACTGCGTCAAGTG TCTCGCCGTTCATCCCGATAAGATTCGCATCGCCACGGGCCAGATTGCCGGCGTAGACAAAGATGGACGG GCCGTGCAGCCGCACGTTCGCGTCTGGGACAGCGTCAGCCTGTCCACGCTGCAGATCATCGGTTTGGGGACGTTTGAGCGAGGCGTCGGCTCTTTGGCCTTCTCCAGAGCT GACTCGGGTCAGCACCTGAGCGTGATCGACGACAGCAACGACCACATGTTGACTGTTTGGGACTGGCAGAAGAAGGCCAAGGTGGCAGAGATCAAG ACCACCACCGAAGTGGTCCTGGTCGTGGATTTCCACCCCACCGACCCGAACACCATCATCACGTGTGGAAAGTCGCACATCTTCTTCTGGGCCTGGAGCGGGACTTCGTTGGCTCGCAAACAGGGCATCTTCGGG AAATACGAGAAGCCAAAGTTCATCCAGTGTCTGGCCTTCCTGAGCAACGGCGACATTCTGACCGGAGACTCGGGAGGCGTCCTCCTCGTGTGGACCAGGAGCCCCACAGAGACTTCTGGGAAAGGACCGCGAG CCTTTCAGATTGTTCGCCAAGTCAAAGGTCACGAAGGCAGCGTGTTCTGTCTGTGCGAGATGAGGAGCGGCACCCTGCTGAGCGGAGGGGGCAAAGATCGCAGGATCGTCCTGTGGGACCACCGCATCCGCGCCGAGCGCGACATCGAG GTTCCGGAGCAATACGGGACCATCAGGGCCGTGTCTGAAGGGAAGGGAGACGAGTTTCTGGTGGGAACGTCCCGAAACTTTATTCTCCGAGGAACCTTCCAGGACGGCTTTACGGTGGAAGTGCAG GGTCACACGGACGAGCTGTGGGGCTTGGCGTCGCACCCGTCCAAAGATTTGTTCCTGACGTGCGCTCAGGACCGTCTGGTGTGTCTGTGGAATTCCAGCGATCACAAGCTGCAGTGGAGTCGTAGCGTGGAG GAACACGGCCACTGCGCGGACTTCCATCCCAGCGGAGGAGTGGTCGCCATCGGAACGCATTCGGGAAA GTGGTTCGTGCTGGACGCCGAGACCGCCGACCTGGTCGCCATCCACACGGACGGCAACGAGCAGCTGTCCGTCATGCGCTTCTCCGTAG ACGGTGCCCTGCTGGCGGTGGGATCTCACGACAACTTCATTTACGTGTACAACGTCGCCGACCGAGGACGCAAATACAGCCGATACGGAAAGTGCTCC GGGCACTCCAGTTACATCACACACTTGGATTGGTCACCTGACAACAACGTCATCATGTCCAATTCCGGAGACTACGAGATTCTCTACT GGGACATTCCCAACGGTTGCAATTACATTCGCAATCGCTCCGAGTGTAAAGACATCGACTGGGCCACGTACACCTGTGTGCTCGGGTACCACGTCTTCG GCGTGTGGCCGGAGGGCTCGGACGGGACGGACATCAACGCCGTGATCCGATCCCACGACAGAAAAGTTCTGGCGTTGGCCGACGACTTCTGCAAAGTTCACCTCTTCTCGTACCCGTGCTCCACACCCAAG GCTCCCAGCCACAAGTACAGCGCCCACAGCAGTCACGTGACCAACGTCAGTTTCCTGTTCGACGACAGCCACCTGATCTCGACGGGCGGCAAGGACACCAGCATTCTGCAGTGGCGGGTGATCGACAGGAGCGGCCCGGCGGGACCGTCGCCTTCGACCCCGCCTCCGACGTCAGAGTCGACGCCGCGCTCCGCTCCGCCCGCCCCCGACAGTCCCGAAGACGGCTCGGACGCCGGCGTCGACGACAGGGTGGcgactccccccgcccccccgtcGTAG
- the LOC133509887 gene encoding echinoderm microtubule-associated protein-like 4 isoform X4 — translation MKCPHTKKTHAGGGGTANTCITNGGTSARKRETASVTRKETLSSVVKRGPRRSTGMERSQSSTWDTSDDNRSKLVKAASTSKLLSKVVKSGDRHKDLVVSQASKMSTREKNSQAEGNPIKMFMRGRPITMFPPSNVENYDDVRTELPSEKLKLEWVYGYRGRDCRANVCLLPTGEMVYFIASVVVLFSYDEQTQRHYLGHTDCVKCLAVHPDKIRIATGQIAGVDKDGRAVQPHVRVWDSVSLSTLQIIGLGTFERGVGSLAFSRADSGQHLSVIDDSNDHMLTVWDWQKKAKVAEIKTTTEVVLVVDFHPTDPNTIITCGKSHIFFWAWSGTSLARKQGIFGKYEKPKFIQCLAFLSNGDILTGDSGGVLLVWTRSPTETSGKGPRAFQIVRQVKGHEGSVFCLCEMRSGTLLSGGGKDRRIVLWDHRIRAERDIEVPEQYGTIRAVSEGKGDEFLVGTSRNFILRGTFQDGFTVEVQGHTDELWGLASHPSKDLFLTCAQDRLVCLWNSSDHKLQWSRSVEEHGHCADFHPSGGVVAIGTHSGKWFVLDAETADLVAIHTDGNEQLSVMRFSVDGALLAVGSHDNFIYVYNVADRGRKYSRYGKCSGHSSYITHLDWSPDNNVIMSNSGDYEILYWDIPNGCNYIRNRSECKDIDWATYTCVLGYHVFGVWPEGSDGTDINAVIRSHDRKVLALADDFCKVHLFSYPCSTPKAPSHKYSAHSSHVTNVSFLFDDSHLISTGGKDTSILQWRVIDRSGPAGPSPSTPPPTSESTPRSAPPAPDSPEDGSDAGVDDRVATPPAPPS, via the exons aTGAAGTGCCCACACACCAAGAAGACACACGCAGGGG GCGGAGGCACGGCCAACACGTGCATCACTAACGGAGGAACGTCTGCACGAAAGAGAGAGACCGCCTCCGTCACCAGGAAGGAAACGCTGTCCTCCGTTGTCAAGAG GGGTCCAAGGCGCTCGACAGGGATGGAGCGTTCCCAAAGTAGCACCTGGGACACGTCTGACGACAACAGAAGCAAATTGGTGAAAGCGGCGTCGACCTCCAAGCTGCTATCCAAAGTGGTAAAGAGTGGCGACAG GCACAAAGATCTGGTGGTGagccaag CATCCAAAATGTCGACCCGGGAGAAAAACAGTCAAGCCG AAGGCAACCCCATCAAGATGTTCATGCGGGGACGCCCCATCACCATGTTTCCGCCCTCAAACGTGGAAAACTACGACGACGTCCGCACAGAGCTTCCCTCTGAGAAACTCAAGCTGGAATGGGT CTACGGTTACCGAGGACGAGATTGCCGGGCAAACGTGTGCCTGCTACCCACCGGAGAGATGGTGTACTTCATCGCTTCAGTGGTGGTCTTGTTCAGCTACGACGAGCAAACCCAAAGGCACTACCTGGGACACACCGACTGCGTCAAGTG TCTCGCCGTTCATCCCGATAAGATTCGCATCGCCACGGGCCAGATTGCCGGCGTAGACAAAGATGGACGG GCCGTGCAGCCGCACGTTCGCGTCTGGGACAGCGTCAGCCTGTCCACGCTGCAGATCATCGGTTTGGGGACGTTTGAGCGAGGCGTCGGCTCTTTGGCCTTCTCCAGAGCT GACTCGGGTCAGCACCTGAGCGTGATCGACGACAGCAACGACCACATGTTGACTGTTTGGGACTGGCAGAAGAAGGCCAAGGTGGCAGAGATCAAG ACCACCACCGAAGTGGTCCTGGTCGTGGATTTCCACCCCACCGACCCGAACACCATCATCACGTGTGGAAAGTCGCACATCTTCTTCTGGGCCTGGAGCGGGACTTCGTTGGCTCGCAAACAGGGCATCTTCGGG AAATACGAGAAGCCAAAGTTCATCCAGTGTCTGGCCTTCCTGAGCAACGGCGACATTCTGACCGGAGACTCGGGAGGCGTCCTCCTCGTGTGGACCAGGAGCCCCACAGAGACTTCTGGGAAAGGACCGCGAG CCTTTCAGATTGTTCGCCAAGTCAAAGGTCACGAAGGCAGCGTGTTCTGTCTGTGCGAGATGAGGAGCGGCACCCTGCTGAGCGGAGGGGGCAAAGATCGCAGGATCGTCCTGTGGGACCACCGCATCCGCGCCGAGCGCGACATCGAG GTTCCGGAGCAATACGGGACCATCAGGGCCGTGTCTGAAGGGAAGGGAGACGAGTTTCTGGTGGGAACGTCCCGAAACTTTATTCTCCGAGGAACCTTCCAGGACGGCTTTACGGTGGAAGTGCAG GGTCACACGGACGAGCTGTGGGGCTTGGCGTCGCACCCGTCCAAAGATTTGTTCCTGACGTGCGCTCAGGACCGTCTGGTGTGTCTGTGGAATTCCAGCGATCACAAGCTGCAGTGGAGTCGTAGCGTGGAG GAACACGGCCACTGCGCGGACTTCCATCCCAGCGGAGGAGTGGTCGCCATCGGAACGCATTCGGGAAA GTGGTTCGTGCTGGACGCCGAGACCGCCGACCTGGTCGCCATCCACACGGACGGCAACGAGCAGCTGTCCGTCATGCGCTTCTCCGTAG ACGGTGCCCTGCTGGCGGTGGGATCTCACGACAACTTCATTTACGTGTACAACGTCGCCGACCGAGGACGCAAATACAGCCGATACGGAAAGTGCTCC GGGCACTCCAGTTACATCACACACTTGGATTGGTCACCTGACAACAACGTCATCATGTCCAATTCCGGAGACTACGAGATTCTCTACT GGGACATTCCCAACGGTTGCAATTACATTCGCAATCGCTCCGAGTGTAAAGACATCGACTGGGCCACGTACACCTGTGTGCTCGGGTACCACGTCTTCG GCGTGTGGCCGGAGGGCTCGGACGGGACGGACATCAACGCCGTGATCCGATCCCACGACAGAAAAGTTCTGGCGTTGGCCGACGACTTCTGCAAAGTTCACCTCTTCTCGTACCCGTGCTCCACACCCAAG GCTCCCAGCCACAAGTACAGCGCCCACAGCAGTCACGTGACCAACGTCAGTTTCCTGTTCGACGACAGCCACCTGATCTCGACGGGCGGCAAGGACACCAGCATTCTGCAGTGGCGGGTGATCGACAGGAGCGGCCCGGCGGGACCGTCGCCTTCGACCCCGCCTCCGACGTCAGAGTCGACGCCGCGCTCCGCTCCGCCCGCCCCCGACAGTCCCGAAGACGGCTCGGACGCCGGCGTCGACGACAGGGTGGcgactccccccgcccccccgtcGTAG